A single Paenibacillus sp. FSL R5-0517 DNA region contains:
- a CDS encoding ABC transporter ATP-binding protein, with amino-acid sequence MISELGYFMRKLHHVTGPILYWNLLGMICISLMEGIGIYMLVPMLSLIGIFEMGSAGLNIPWIGQMLNRFSENGQLLLVLFTFVLIVSGQAWMQRLQTIRNTRIQQQFVRTLRMETYGAIIMAQWSFFLQKRKSDFNHILTTELARVSQGTGIVLQMTASLIFTGIQIGLAFWLSAKLTALVLVCGLLLFMVLRKFVKRAKQIGDQTSEFSQSYYNGITEHFNGIKDIKSNMLERSHMNWFERMCRQIERNVIQFSQLNSGTQLIHRMSAAIIIAAFIYLSLRVMTVPPASLLLIILIFSRLWPRFTAIQSNLEYISSMLPAFRVVREMQAQTAKSREISEEVASAGETGSHVIQPMVFQESITCEVVCYRYEGSDTYSLRNVQASIPASGMTAIVGKSGAGKSTLIDLIMGLVRPESGRILIDGVPLSEERLLSWRSSIGYVSQDPFLFHTSIRENLRLVDPNASEEQMWQALQFSSSAAFVRKLPQGLDTIIGDRGIRLSGGERQRLVLARAMLRNPSVLVLDEATSALDSENEQYIHEALERLKGHVTIIVIAHRLSTIRTADRVIVLDEGRVIQEGGYQQLSTDPVGTFSKLLNMQAGVVGQ; translated from the coding sequence ATGATCTCGGAATTAGGGTATTTTATGCGAAAGCTGCATCATGTCACGGGGCCCATTTTATATTGGAATCTGCTAGGGATGATCTGTATCAGTCTCATGGAAGGGATCGGGATCTACATGCTTGTTCCGATGTTGAGTCTGATCGGTATATTTGAGATGGGCTCCGCTGGGTTGAACATTCCCTGGATTGGACAAATGTTGAATCGTTTTTCTGAGAATGGCCAATTATTACTCGTATTGTTCACCTTTGTATTGATTGTCTCCGGACAGGCCTGGATGCAGCGTCTTCAGACGATCCGTAATACTCGAATCCAGCAGCAATTTGTACGAACGCTGCGCATGGAAACCTATGGTGCCATTATTATGGCGCAGTGGTCATTTTTTCTCCAAAAACGAAAATCCGATTTTAACCATATATTAACGACTGAGCTTGCACGTGTCAGCCAAGGCACAGGCATTGTACTGCAAATGACAGCCTCCCTGATCTTTACGGGCATACAGATTGGTCTGGCTTTCTGGTTGTCTGCGAAATTGACAGCACTTGTATTGGTCTGTGGATTGCTGCTCTTTATGGTCTTGAGAAAATTCGTCAAGCGAGCCAAACAGATCGGGGATCAGACTTCTGAATTCTCGCAAAGTTATTATAATGGCATAACCGAGCATTTTAACGGAATTAAGGATATTAAGAGCAACATGCTTGAGCGATCACACATGAATTGGTTCGAGCGTATGTGCAGACAGATTGAACGCAATGTCATTCAATTTAGCCAATTGAATAGTGGAACACAGCTGATTCATCGGATGTCTGCGGCGATCATTATTGCGGCATTCATTTATCTTTCTCTTCGTGTAATGACGGTGCCACCTGCAAGTCTGCTGCTCATCATCCTTATTTTTTCCCGCTTATGGCCTAGATTTACAGCGATTCAGTCCAATCTGGAGTACATCAGCTCCATGCTGCCTGCGTTCCGAGTGGTAAGAGAAATGCAAGCTCAGACGGCGAAAAGTCGTGAGATTAGTGAAGAAGTGGCTTCAGCGGGAGAGACGGGGTCTCATGTGATTCAACCCATGGTATTTCAAGAATCGATCACATGTGAGGTTGTCTGTTATCGTTATGAGGGAAGTGATACGTACTCCTTGAGGAATGTGCAGGCTTCGATTCCCGCAAGTGGCATGACCGCGATTGTGGGTAAATCTGGAGCAGGCAAGAGCACACTAATCGATCTGATTATGGGTCTTGTAAGGCCAGAGAGCGGTCGTATTCTGATTGACGGTGTTCCTCTGTCAGAAGAGCGTTTATTGAGTTGGAGAAGTTCTATCGGATATGTCTCCCAGGACCCCTTCCTGTTTCATACCAGTATTCGTGAGAATCTGCGTCTGGTGGATCCCAATGCAAGTGAAGAACAGATGTGGCAGGCTTTGCAGTTTTCCTCCTCTGCGGCTTTTGTACGGAAGCTGCCTCAGGGTCTGGATACGATTATTGGTGATCGAGGTATTCGTCTATCCGGTGGCGAACGTCAGCGATTGGTGCTTGCCCGGGCCATGCTGAGGAATCCTTCGGTATTGGTACTGGATGAAGCAACAAGTGCGCTCGATAGTGAGAATGAACAGTATATTCATGAGGCGCTGGAACGACTGAAAGGACATGTGACCATTATCGTGATTGCACACCGATTGTCTACGATTCGGACAGCGGATCGTGTCATTGTGCTCGATGAAGGTCGGGTGATTCAAGAGGGCGGGTACCAGCAGTTATCTACTGATCCGGTAGGCACGTTCAGCAAACTTCTGAATATGCAAGCGGGTGTTGTAGGACAGTAA